The DNA sequence TTCTGCGCATCCCACTCGTCGCCCTGCGTGCCGAGATACGCGCTGCCGAGTTCTGGGCTCACGAAAGCCGCCACGACGGATTCGATGATTTCGAACAGGCCGCTTTGAGCGAGTATCAAGCTGGCCGGAAGATAATAAGACCAGAGGCCCCGCACGCCGGCCAGGCGTATGAGCGCCTCTCGCAGCGGATAGGCCAATAACGCGCCGTAGGCGAAGTGGACGATGCGATCAAAGGGATTGCGGCTCAACGAAAACAAGTCTTTGAGCCAAAAGCCGAAGGGTACCTCGGCATAGGTATAGTGCGCGCCCACGGCGTGGAGCGCCATGAAGAATACAATAAGGCCGTAGGATACATCTGAAAACTGAAACCGCCGGTAGGTCAGAACCAGCAGAACCACCAAGGCGAGAGCCAGTAGATTCTCAAGGAGCCAATCCCTTCGATCGACCGGCGCGATGGCCAGCCAGGTCCAGAACAGCCCATAACAGAAGAGCAGTGTGGAGGTCAGATGAGTGCTTCTCGACTCTGCCCGGCTCAGGTCTGATCGTCCGACCTTCATCTCACATGGATGAATCGACGACGACCGGCTGGGCCTGGGACGACAGGTATGCCCCCCGAACCACGCGGACGACCGCAAGGATTGTCACGCAGAGCAAGGCCCCGTAGAGAGCAGCAGCTATGTCTTTCTGGGCATCGGATAGGCCAGCAGGAAGCCGAAGCTGAAGTGGACGATCCGGTCGAAATGGTTCCGTCCGAGATGGAACACCTGTTCCATCCACAGCCCGACCGGCACTTGAGCATACGTGTAATGCGCGCCGATGGCATGCAGGGTGAGGAAAAGCGTGATGAGTGCATAGGAGGTATGGGACAGCGGAAAAACACGATGGGTCGCGATCAACGCCACAACGAAAGCGGCCGGCAGAAGACTCGAGATCAGCCAGAATTGGGGATCGGTCGGCGACTGCGCCGTCCAAATCGAGAGGGCCACGTACCAGAGCACCAATCCAATCAACAGCAACTTGTCACGAGACAGCATCGATTCTCCTTGGCAACCGATTCAACGGATCAGAGAAGCAGCCTAATGGGAGTCGCGGCGCTCTTTTACTCTACGGGATGGTCGACTCGCTTGCAAGCCGGCCACAGAGGCCCCATCGGTCTTACGTATTCGCCCGCGAGAACGCCTCTCGGCTAGTCGGATTTCCATTTCCGCCAAAAGATCCACACCAGCACCGAGACAGCGATTGCCGCGAGAATTGTTTCGAACG is a window from the Nitrospirota bacterium genome containing:
- a CDS encoding DUF2238 domain-containing protein, which translates into the protein MKVGRSDLSRAESRSTHLTSTLLFCYGLFWTWLAIAPVDRRDWLLENLLALALVVLLVLTYRRFQFSDVSYGLIVFFMALHAVGAHYTYAEVPFGFWLKDLFSLSRNPFDRIVHFAYGALLAYPLREALIRLAGVRGLWSYYLPASLILAQSGLFEIIESVVAAFVSPELGSAYLGTQGDEWDAQ
- a CDS encoding DUF2238 domain-containing protein, with protein sequence MLSRDKLLLIGLVLWYVALSIWTAQSPTDPQFWLISSLLPAAFVVALIATHRVFPLSHTSYALITLFLTLHAIGAHYTYAQVPVGLWMEQVFHLGRNHFDRIVHFSFGFLLAYPMPRKT